In one Lolium rigidum isolate FL_2022 chromosome 3, APGP_CSIRO_Lrig_0.1, whole genome shotgun sequence genomic region, the following are encoded:
- the LOC124695648 gene encoding uncharacterized protein LOC124695648, with amino-acid sequence MVLNEYWGIPSDESDDSDVEMEEAPEVQPAKLLDVDKAIDFMRFVFKEGLAFLDNGSGRCLADRMFVDLGGFMVDTILEQPQREGPCRMRMLKPSFEYDLAHAFAKEARKGIAKELQGDFFGIFVDMCSPPDTYKYYMVLFARYVNCKGEVVERLLGIVPDSDISDSAPYLKAAALSMLSEAGLSLQSVRGQSYGLAGYSDKFFNQLTSMVDGKYASAYYGHPHVCPLHSHLVAACYDQSELFELIRTFGVLSNLIQKSPQFTEKLCTLIQEKGVNLDHDLQKPGETNWGSYYEAIEKFALYTTPICDALDSVEEVSRDDVKFMVYKINQGLTYDFFFGLLLMQDVLSVTNELSLALDRKGWDAENFVALLQDARKQLQVMRDEGWTPFLNKVGMFCNDIDMPMVTMGEKFVPRRRSKDAEGTTKTYLDYYHVDFFQKVINKQLKELDRRFTKESSELCLLASCLNPRNSFQSFDKDKLVKFARFYPSEFSDSDTTTLELQLEAFIRDVRSDTRFLEMDMLSSLSARMVETGKNIAYPLVYLLLKLALILPGTPATAKTTSTAMKLIENAITREPCNQWISDCLLLFLEPDIFESITNDAVIPYLEAAGHTEPAA; translated from the coding sequence ATGGTCTTGAACGAATATTGGGGCATTCCCTCTGACGAATCAGATGACAGTGATGTCGAGATGGAGGAGGCTCCAGAAGTTCAGCCTGCTAAGCTGCTCGACGTTGATAAGGCAATTGATTTCATGAGGTTTGTCTTCAAAGAAGGGCTGGCTTTTCTGGACAATGGGTCAGGGAGATGTCTGGCCGACAGGATGTTTGTGGACTTGGGAGGCTTCATGGTGGATACGATTTTGGAGCAACCGCAACGTGAAGGTCCTTGTCGGATGCGGATGCTGAAGCCTAGTTTTGAGTATGATCTCGCACATGCGTTTGCCAAAGAAGCACGGAAGGGTATTGCCAAGGAACTCCAGGGGGATTTCTTTGGGATATTTGTTGATATGTGTTCCCCACCTGATACTTATAAATACTACATGGTTCTGTTTGCGCGCTATGTCAACTGCAAGGGAGAGGTTGTGGAGAGGCTTCTCGGGATTGTGCCGGATTCTGATATCTCTGACTCTGCTCCATATCTTAAAGCAGCAGCCCTTTCGATGCTCTCTGAAGCTGGGTTGAGCTTGCAAAGTGTTCGTGGCCAAAGCTACGGCTTGGCAGGGTATTCTGATAAATTTTTCAACCAGCTAACATCGATGGTTGATGGTAAATATGCTTCTGCGTACTATGGTCACCCTCATGTCTGCCCACTACATTCACATCTTGTAGCTGCTTGTTATGACCAAAGTGAACTTTTTGAGCTTATCCGAACTTTTGGTGTGCTGTCCAATCTAATTCAGAAGTCACCTCAGTTCACTGAAAAGCTATGCACCCTAATTCAAGAGAAAGGGGTGAATCTGGATCATGATCTTCAGAAGCCCGGTGAAACAAACTGGGGTTCATACTACGAGGCGATCGAGAAGTTTGCTTTGTATACCACTCCAATCTGCGATGCGCTTGACTCTGTGGAGGAAGTCTCCAGAGATGATGTGAAATTCATGGTATACAAGATAAATCAAGGACTGACCTATGACTTCTTCTTCGGGTTGCTGTTGATGCAAGATGTCCTGAGTGTCACGAATGAGTTGTCACTGGCCTTGGATAGGAAAGGCTGggatgctgaaaattttgttgcACTTCTCCAGGATGCTAGGAAGCAGCTGCAGGTTATGAGGGATGAGGGATGGACACCTTTCCTCAATAAAGTTGGCATGTTCTGCAACGACATTGATATGCCCATGGTTACTATGGGAGAGAAATTCGTACCACGGAGAAGATCCAAGGATGCTGAAGGTACGACGAAGACTTACCTAGATTATTACCATGTTGATTTCTTCCAGAAGGTTATCAACAAACAACTCAAGGAGCTCGACAGACGTTTTACCAAGGAAAGCTCAGAGTTATGTCTCCTCGCATCATGCCTGAATCCACGCAACTCCTTCCAATCTTTTGATAAGGACAAGCTTGTGAAATTTGCTCGGTTTTATCCATCCGAGTTCTCCGATTCTGACACCACCACACTTGAGCTGCAGCTTGAAGCCTTCATAAGAGATGTGCGCTCTGACACCAGATTTCTTGAGATGGACATGCTGAGCAGCCTTTCCGCTAGAATGGTGGAGACAGGCAAGAACATTGCATACCCTCTGGTTTACTTGCTCCTGAAACTTGCGCTCATCCTTCCTGGTACGCCTGCCACTGCCAAGACAACCTCTACTGCAATGAAGTTGATAGAAAATGCGATTACTAGAGAACCATGCAACCAGTGGATCAGTGACTGCTTGCTGCTGTTCCTGGAGCCAGACATATTTGAAAGCATCACCAATGATGCTGTGATTCCATATCTTGAGGCTGCTGGGCATACTGAACCAGCTGCCTAG